One genomic region from Natrinema caseinilyticum encodes:
- a CDS encoding DUF7287 family protein yields the protein MCRERTHGRDRRRTADQRHATVSISLGDRGQTTQDFAIGIGIFLLAIAFVFSFLPSVITPFDSGVDGAETAQADRIADLVVHNLSTSTGTANQINETDFTARYSNPNLSAELGLRASDSDDVVYDRVNVTVETFQGAAVDTTTLSGGDAYENESAASAARIVTLENSSKCDPACRLVVRVW from the coding sequence ATGTGTCGGGAACGAACACACGGTCGGGATCGGAGGCGGACGGCCGACCAGCGCCACGCGACGGTCTCGATATCGCTGGGCGATCGGGGACAGACGACGCAGGATTTCGCCATCGGGATCGGCATATTCCTCCTCGCGATCGCGTTCGTCTTCTCGTTTCTCCCATCGGTCATCACGCCGTTCGACTCCGGGGTCGACGGGGCTGAGACGGCACAGGCGGATCGGATCGCGGACCTGGTGGTCCACAACCTGTCGACGTCGACTGGGACGGCTAATCAGATCAACGAAACCGATTTCACCGCCAGATATTCGAACCCGAACCTGAGCGCGGAACTCGGACTTCGGGCGAGTGACAGCGACGATGTCGTGTACGACCGCGTGAACGTGACGGTCGAAACGTTTCAGGGAGCGGCCGTCGACACTACCACGCTGTCGGGCGGCGATGCGTACGAGAACGAATCGGCAGCGAGCGCCGCACGAATCGTCACACTGGAAAATTCGAGCAAGTGCGATCCCGCCTGCAGGCTCGTCGTGAGGGTCTGGTGA
- a CDS encoding redoxin domain-containing protein, with protein MAATGDAAPDFTAPLANGDIEEFSLSDRLETESPIVLAFFPGAFTSVCTTEMCAFQDRLAAFNDLEATVYGVSRDSPFTLNEFREQNGLEFGLISDYNREITDEYGIPMDFADLGVYGVAKRSVFVVDGDGQIAYSWISDDPGVEPDYDDVEAAVENLS; from the coding sequence ATGGCTGCAACCGGAGACGCCGCACCCGACTTCACCGCACCGCTCGCAAACGGCGACATCGAGGAGTTCTCGCTTTCGGACCGACTCGAAACGGAGTCGCCGATCGTCCTCGCGTTTTTCCCCGGCGCGTTCACCAGCGTCTGTACGACCGAAATGTGCGCGTTCCAGGACCGCCTCGCAGCGTTCAACGACCTCGAGGCGACCGTCTACGGCGTCAGCCGCGACTCGCCGTTTACGCTCAACGAGTTCCGCGAGCAGAACGGCCTCGAATTCGGACTGATAAGCGACTACAACAGGGAGATCACCGACGAGTACGGCATCCCGATGGATTTCGCCGATCTCGGCGTCTACGGCGTGGCAAAGCGTTCGGTGTTCGTCGTCGACGGCGACGGCCAGATCGCCTATTCGTGGATCAGCGACGATCCGGGCGTCGAACCCGACTACGACGACGTCGAAGCAGCGGTCGAGAACCTGTCCTGA
- a CDS encoding long-chain fatty acid--CoA ligase, producing the protein MTDLTIRPFFWRPTNLFPETRLISRTRDGIVDTSYGEFGARVRSLLAALADRGFGHGDRIGTFGWNHHRHLETYYAAPLSGAQLHTINVQLGDDDIVFIVEDAADDILFVDPGEPFETIERLWSDLPVEQVVVMDETVPETDIDAVAYEELIAEADPIADEEMPDLEEDFPAGMCYTSGTTGRPKGVEYTHKMIYAHAMMVMTPAGLDISERDVVMPVVPMFHVNSWEFPYAATMAGATQVYPGPSPTAADLLELIEREGVTMTAGVPTVWINLLEHVDEHGGDLSSLERIVVGGSAAPEEMMRRYEDEFDVTVEHAWGMTETMSIGSVSRPKARMDDLDRSQTYEKRRKQGLLSPGLEMRVVDDDGEDVAWDGEAAGELWVRGPSVITEYYNRPRATEEDFEGGWLKTGDIVTVDTDGYVEIVDRAKDVIKSGGEWISSIALENALMANPDVVEAAVIGVPHEKWQERPLATVVTADESDPDENQLRSHLQETLDQPDWWLPDEIRTVERIPKTATGKFDKQSLRDELDVDDAEAADR; encoded by the coding sequence ATGACGGACCTGACGATCCGGCCGTTTTTCTGGCGACCGACGAATCTCTTCCCGGAGACGCGGTTGATCTCTCGGACCCGCGACGGAATCGTCGACACCTCCTACGGCGAGTTCGGAGCGCGAGTCCGATCGCTACTCGCCGCACTCGCGGACCGCGGGTTCGGTCACGGGGATCGAATCGGAACGTTCGGCTGGAATCACCACCGACACCTCGAGACGTACTACGCCGCGCCGCTTTCCGGCGCCCAGTTGCACACGATCAACGTTCAATTGGGCGACGACGACATCGTCTTCATCGTCGAGGATGCGGCCGACGACATCCTCTTCGTCGACCCCGGAGAGCCGTTCGAAACGATCGAACGACTCTGGTCGGATCTCCCCGTCGAGCAGGTCGTCGTCATGGACGAGACGGTCCCGGAGACCGACATCGATGCCGTCGCCTACGAGGAGCTGATCGCCGAGGCCGATCCGATCGCGGACGAGGAGATGCCCGACCTTGAGGAGGACTTCCCAGCCGGAATGTGCTACACGTCGGGAACCACGGGCCGACCGAAGGGCGTCGAGTACACCCACAAGATGATCTACGCCCACGCGATGATGGTGATGACGCCCGCTGGACTCGACATCAGCGAACGCGACGTCGTCATGCCCGTCGTGCCGATGTTCCACGTCAACTCCTGGGAGTTTCCCTACGCCGCCACGATGGCCGGGGCGACCCAGGTCTACCCCGGTCCGTCGCCCACCGCAGCCGACCTGCTCGAACTGATCGAGCGAGAGGGGGTGACGATGACCGCCGGCGTCCCGACCGTCTGGATCAACCTGCTCGAACACGTCGACGAACACGGTGGCGACCTCTCGAGCCTGGAACGAATCGTCGTCGGCGGCAGCGCCGCGCCCGAGGAGATGATGCGCCGCTACGAAGACGAGTTCGACGTCACCGTCGAACACGCGTGGGGAATGACCGAGACGATGAGTATCGGTTCGGTGTCCCGTCCGAAGGCACGGATGGACGATCTGGACCGCAGTCAGACGTACGAAAAGCGACGCAAACAGGGACTGCTCTCGCCCGGCCTCGAGATGCGCGTCGTCGACGACGATGGCGAAGACGTCGCCTGGGACGGCGAAGCCGCCGGCGAACTGTGGGTCCGCGGGCCGTCGGTCATCACGGAGTACTATAACCGGCCACGGGCCACCGAGGAGGATTTCGAGGGCGGGTGGCTCAAGACCGGCGACATCGTCACGGTCGATACAGACGGATACGTCGAAATCGTCGACCGGGCGAAAGACGTCATCAAGAGCGGCGGCGAGTGGATCTCGTCGATCGCACTCGAGAACGCCCTGATGGCGAACCCGGACGTCGTCGAAGCGGCGGTGATCGGCGTTCCCCACGAGAAGTGGCAGGAACGGCCGCTCGCGACCGTCGTGACCGCCGACGAGAGCGACCCCGACGAAAACCAGCTGCGATCCCACCTCCAGGAAACGCTCGATCAGCCGGACTGGTGGCTCCCCGACGAGATCCGCACCGTCGAGCGGATACCCAAGACCGCGACCGGGAAGTTCGACAAGCAGAGCCTGCGCGACGAACTCGACGTCGACGACGCCGAAGCGGCGGATCGGTAG
- a CDS encoding type II/IV secretion system ATPase subunit produces MAVDETNQSDAEDLSEGDDSDPMWEGERSHESGPVSNSTVRVGEYTWEVFMSEYGYADEISVLYPDEADDQLGLDTNEGRSKGPSGDDWDRVDFDPTAYLGHQPDDVANTLLPVAGDAADALWNRFAEYVDPETTSVVKDTWSWEHYKWEYYYEANGSCPRDSNGDIVHHDEKDALGFDPDTLEGRLAAGNDAALELDDVVEERTVNVREEIDEDEFFSTAAGNTTVANRYDLEKTVPFEKKTHFREVERYWVNKPYAYVVIFHSEKENEKKYCMVEPYQNEIELELQEFLSGKLRTAIKYSEDGIKEKATEDGRRTVIEDETRRLLKRYDLFEATSDAASKGILETLRGLFDDDTDVDIETAGPSQLEGIEVRPEPVIIAEDPDTLNEYQVEKLLYLLKRDFIGYERIDGIKHDINVEDISVDGYNSPVFVYHSEYEQIISNIFHGEAELDDFVVKLAQRSGKGISKRLPQVDATLPDGSRAQLTLGKEVSDHGTNYTIRQFKDVPFTPVDLINWNTFSLYEMALLWLAIENHKSLIFAGGTASGKTTSLNAVSLFIPSSAKIVSIEDTREVELPQRNWIASVTRPSFADDEQGDVDEFDLLEAALRQRPDYIVMGEIRGEEGRTLFQVMSTGHTTYTTFHADSVDEVLKRFTTDPINVSKTMFTALDLVSIQTQTRVQGQKVRRNKSLTEINHYEAEHDEINVQDVYQWQAETDEYLKMGDSNTLDEIQFDRGWSNEKLEDELFKREVILAYLIKNDLNTYAQVAATVQAFINDPDTILTLIANGQLEDSLEDLREMESVLIDVDQEKEELVPRPEATSETYNLSMDLLERAEESLFEEYRGKIPSGLASALGDVEAESTIEVGRTDTDEFDFGGDIDDGVDEDEWELGDGSTDFADDGDDPAWLDDDTGFDIGGPDSGGIGTADASAVGDAGGGTAGGADAAMADSAPDGETSMVAVDVDAGTAASGSAVSGDDRPPSSSQTPESTGNGAGQTAEPTADESRVFPSDDAGDGDLGGLFDDMGETIEELDDPASPGQTDDDVVGAAMNHQPDTSGFDAMFPDGDLDSIFDPESSETESSTDSGEQFGAASVGEEDAPPAEPADDSDAEPVEKEPPTIDIDETAGDPPDDDDSDHERAPDRASETNGTPESDRDSGRGADTSADDSAADDSEAPGSPTDDPGADGPDSIFGESSSVFSDDEDAGDDGGSLFDGRDSSDDEDSIFRGGDDGPDRTDRGTFDADEGDDDGDENDGETDT; encoded by the coding sequence ATGGCTGTTGACGAGACCAACCAGTCGGACGCCGAGGACCTTTCTGAGGGTGATGATTCCGACCCTATGTGGGAGGGTGAACGATCCCACGAGTCGGGTCCGGTATCGAATTCGACCGTCCGGGTCGGCGAATACACGTGGGAGGTGTTCATGTCCGAGTACGGGTACGCCGACGAGATTTCCGTCCTCTATCCGGACGAGGCAGACGATCAGCTCGGACTCGATACGAACGAGGGGCGTTCGAAGGGGCCGAGCGGAGACGACTGGGACCGAGTCGACTTCGATCCGACGGCGTACCTCGGTCACCAGCCGGACGACGTAGCCAACACTCTGCTCCCGGTAGCCGGCGACGCTGCTGACGCGCTCTGGAACCGGTTCGCAGAGTACGTCGACCCGGAGACGACGTCAGTCGTCAAAGACACCTGGTCGTGGGAACACTATAAGTGGGAATACTATTACGAAGCCAACGGGAGTTGCCCTCGCGACTCCAACGGCGATATCGTCCATCACGACGAGAAAGACGCACTCGGTTTCGACCCCGACACGCTCGAGGGACGACTCGCAGCCGGCAACGACGCCGCACTGGAACTCGACGACGTCGTCGAGGAACGAACCGTCAATGTACGGGAAGAGATAGACGAAGACGAGTTCTTCTCGACTGCGGCGGGCAACACGACTGTCGCCAACCGGTACGACCTCGAGAAGACGGTCCCGTTCGAGAAAAAGACTCACTTCCGTGAGGTCGAGCGCTACTGGGTGAACAAACCCTATGCTTACGTCGTCATTTTCCATTCGGAGAAGGAAAACGAGAAGAAGTACTGCATGGTCGAGCCGTACCAGAACGAGATCGAACTGGAGCTTCAGGAGTTCCTCTCGGGAAAACTTCGGACGGCGATCAAGTACTCCGAGGACGGCATCAAAGAGAAGGCGACCGAGGACGGCCGCCGGACGGTCATCGAAGACGAAACTCGACGATTGCTGAAACGGTACGACCTCTTCGAGGCGACGTCGGACGCAGCCTCGAAAGGAATCCTCGAGACGCTTCGGGGGCTGTTCGATGACGACACGGACGTCGATATCGAAACCGCCGGCCCGAGCCAACTCGAGGGGATCGAAGTGCGCCCGGAACCGGTCATCATCGCGGAGGATCCGGACACGCTAAACGAATACCAGGTCGAAAAACTACTCTACCTTCTTAAACGTGACTTCATCGGCTACGAGCGCATCGACGGCATCAAACACGACATCAACGTCGAGGACATTTCCGTCGACGGCTACAATTCACCGGTCTTCGTCTATCACTCCGAGTACGAACAGATTATTTCGAACATCTTCCACGGCGAGGCCGAACTCGACGATTTCGTCGTCAAACTCGCCCAGCGCTCGGGCAAAGGGATAAGCAAACGACTCCCGCAGGTCGACGCGACGCTCCCCGACGGGTCGCGTGCCCAGCTCACGCTCGGCAAAGAAGTGTCCGACCACGGGACGAATTATACCATCCGCCAGTTCAAAGACGTCCCCTTCACTCCGGTCGACCTGATCAACTGGAACACGTTCAGCCTATACGAGATGGCGCTCCTCTGGCTCGCCATCGAGAACCACAAGAGCCTGATTTTCGCCGGCGGGACCGCGTCCGGGAAGACGACGTCACTGAACGCCGTCTCGCTGTTTATCCCCTCGAGTGCGAAGATCGTCTCGATCGAGGATACCCGCGAAGTCGAACTCCCCCAGCGAAACTGGATCGCCAGCGTTACTCGCCCCTCGTTCGCCGACGACGAACAGGGCGACGTCGACGAATTCGACTTGCTCGAGGCCGCACTCCGGCAGCGGCCCGACTACATCGTCATGGGCGAGATCCGCGGTGAGGAAGGACGGACGCTGTTCCAGGTCATGTCGACCGGTCACACGACCTACACGACGTTCCACGCCGACTCCGTCGACGAAGTCCTGAAACGGTTCACGACGGACCCGATCAACGTCTCGAAGACGATGTTCACGGCGCTGGACCTGGTTTCCATCCAGACCCAGACGCGGGTACAAGGCCAGAAGGTCCGCCGGAACAAGTCCCTGACCGAAATCAACCACTACGAGGCCGAACACGACGAGATCAACGTCCAGGACGTCTACCAGTGGCAAGCGGAGACCGACGAGTACCTCAAGATGGGGGATTCGAATACCCTCGATGAGATCCAGTTCGATCGCGGCTGGAGTAACGAGAAACTCGAGGACGAACTGTTCAAGCGGGAAGTCATTCTCGCGTACCTCATCAAGAACGATCTCAACACGTACGCACAGGTCGCGGCGACGGTCCAGGCATTTATCAACGATCCCGATACGATCCTGACGCTCATCGCGAACGGCCAACTCGAAGACAGCCTCGAGGATCTCCGCGAGATGGAGAGCGTTCTGATCGACGTCGATCAGGAAAAAGAGGAACTCGTGCCGCGTCCCGAGGCGACCAGCGAGACGTACAACCTCTCGATGGACCTCCTCGAGCGCGCGGAGGAGTCGTTGTTCGAGGAGTACCGAGGCAAGATCCCGAGCGGCCTCGCGAGCGCCCTTGGCGACGTCGAAGCCGAGAGTACGATCGAGGTCGGCCGCACCGACACGGACGAGTTCGACTTCGGCGGTGACATCGACGACGGGGTCGACGAGGACGAGTGGGAACTCGGTGACGGCTCGACCGACTTCGCCGACGACGGCGACGATCCGGCCTGGCTCGACGACGATACCGGGTTCGATATCGGCGGACCCGACAGTGGTGGAATTGGCACTGCGGACGCGTCAGCCGTCGGGGACGCCGGTGGGGGGACTGCCGGCGGTGCCGACGCGGCGATGGCGGACTCGGCCCCGGATGGCGAGACGTCGATGGTGGCCGTGGACGTGGATGCTGGGACGGCGGCTAGCGGGAGCGCGGTTTCGGGAGACGATCGCCCGCCGTCGTCGAGTCAGACCCCTGAGTCGACCGGGAACGGAGCGGGACAGACCGCGGAACCGACAGCCGACGAGTCGCGGGTATTCCCGTCGGACGACGCGGGGGACGGCGACCTCGGTGGGTTGTTCGACGACATGGGGGAGACGATCGAAGAACTCGACGACCCGGCTAGCCCCGGACAGACGGACGACGACGTCGTCGGTGCGGCGATGAACCACCAGCCGGATACGTCGGGATTCGACGCCATGTTCCCGGATGGCGATCTCGATTCGATCTTCGACCCGGAGTCGTCCGAGACCGAATCGTCGACCGATTCGGGCGAGCAATTCGGTGCGGCGTCGGTGGGCGAGGAGGACGCTCCGCCGGCGGAGCCGGCCGACGATTCCGACGCGGAACCTGTCGAGAAGGAGCCGCCGACGATCGACATCGACGAGACCGCCGGGGACCCGCCGGACGACGACGATTCCGACCACGAACGGGCGCCCGATCGAGCGTCAGAGACGAACGGCACGCCGGAATCCGACCGCGACTCAGGACGGGGCGCGGACACGTCGGCCGACGACTCCGCGGCGGACGATTCGGAAGCCCCCGGGTCGCCGACAGACGACCCTGGGGCCGACGGCCCAGATTCGATATTCGGCGAGTCGTCGTCGGTTTTCAGCGACGACGAAGACGCAGGCGACGACGGCGGATCCCTGTTCGACGGTCGCGACTCGAGCGACGACGAGGACTCGATATTCAGAGGTGGTGACGATGGTCCCGATAGAACCGACCGCGGAACCTTCGACGCAGACGAGGGTGACGACGACGGTGACGAGAACGACGGGGAAACCGACACATGA
- a CDS encoding acyl-CoA dehydrogenase family protein: MRYNDSERAREVAERATALMEEVVLPVERERAGGMAVSSGTVAELREAAREYDVYAPQIPEEYGGMGLSFRDSLPAFEEAGRSLLGQVAMRVDAPDEGNMHLLELAGDEIQKETYLEPLVAGDIKSGFSMTEPMQGAGSDPKMIRTTARKDGDEWVIDGHKWWTTQGVEADVLIVLARTDEDAHPYEGCSLFLVPSDADGVEVVRDVPHMGGGNRGASHAEIRYENVRVPEEHLLGELNQGFVHAQERLGPARLTHCMRYSGMAQRSLEIAKAYLSERQGFGSPLSEKQSLRHRIADAETQLHVARTAIRDAADRIAAGDEARIPVSMCKVFTATVTQDAVDLAVQSCGANGIGKDLPLSDFYESVRQFRIVDGADEVHRRVIARAAFEDVDTEELEPLTRFGEPNRR; this comes from the coding sequence ATGCGATATAATGACAGTGAACGGGCTCGCGAGGTCGCCGAGCGTGCCACCGCGTTGATGGAGGAGGTCGTGCTGCCGGTCGAACGCGAACGAGCCGGGGGGATGGCCGTCTCGAGTGGCACCGTCGCGGAACTCCGCGAGGCGGCCCGCGAGTACGACGTGTACGCCCCGCAGATACCCGAAGAGTACGGCGGAATGGGCTTGAGTTTCCGGGATTCCCTGCCGGCGTTCGAAGAAGCGGGCCGAAGCCTGCTCGGGCAGGTCGCGATGCGGGTCGACGCCCCGGACGAAGGGAACATGCACCTTCTGGAACTCGCCGGCGACGAGATCCAAAAGGAAACCTACCTCGAGCCGCTCGTCGCGGGCGATATCAAATCCGGCTTCTCGATGACCGAGCCGATGCAGGGCGCCGGGTCGGATCCGAAGATGATCCGGACGACGGCACGGAAAGACGGCGACGAGTGGGTCATCGACGGCCACAAGTGGTGGACGACCCAGGGCGTCGAGGCCGACGTCCTGATCGTTCTCGCTCGGACCGACGAGGATGCTCACCCGTACGAAGGCTGCTCACTGTTTCTCGTGCCGTCTGACGCCGACGGCGTCGAGGTCGTGCGGGACGTCCCCCACATGGGTGGCGGCAATCGCGGTGCGTCACACGCCGAAATTCGGTACGAAAACGTCCGCGTCCCCGAAGAACACCTGCTCGGGGAATTGAACCAGGGGTTCGTCCACGCACAGGAGCGCCTTGGTCCCGCACGGCTGACCCACTGTATGCGCTACTCGGGGATGGCCCAGCGCTCGCTCGAGATCGCGAAGGCGTACCTCAGCGAACGACAGGGGTTCGGATCCCCGCTCTCGGAAAAACAGTCCCTGCGCCACCGGATCGCCGACGCAGAAACGCAACTTCACGTCGCCCGCACCGCGATCCGAGACGCTGCAGACCGCATCGCCGCCGGAGACGAGGCCCGTATTCCCGTCTCCATGTGCAAGGTGTTTACCGCGACCGTCACACAGGACGCCGTCGACCTGGCCGTCCAGTCGTGCGGTGCGAACGGTATCGGGAAAGACTTGCCGCTCTCGGACTTCTACGAATCGGTTCGGCAATTTCGCATCGTCGACGGGGCCGACGAGGTCCACCGTCGGGTCATCGCCCGCGCCGCCTTCGAGGACGTCGACACCGAGGAACTCGAGCCACTGACCCGGTTCGGCGAGCCGAATCGGCGGTGA
- a CDS encoding HD domain-containing protein, with translation MTDSAAEEDPRRVYSPDDDHNFPDEKLNAVLEFVDADEEISAYLEAQNVNAVDRMRYNDHGTKHIEIVRNRALCLYNLLKGGNVDFNGARQQGLDESDESVIIALAATLHDVGHIVHRDSHAYYSIPLAGDILDRILPEYYSVADSVRMKGEVLHAILCHHRSETPLTTEAGVIRVADALDMEHGRSRIPYEHGGRGINTLSSQAISRVSLQRGDTTPVMVEIEMTNAAGVYQVDNLLKAKLKDSGLEDQIRIVAVNTNENREQLVERIEL, from the coding sequence ATGACCGATTCCGCCGCCGAGGAGGACCCCCGCCGCGTCTACTCCCCCGACGACGATCACAACTTTCCGGACGAGAAGCTCAACGCCGTCCTCGAGTTCGTCGACGCCGACGAGGAGATCTCGGCCTATCTCGAGGCACAGAACGTCAACGCCGTCGACCGGATGCGGTACAACGACCACGGGACGAAACACATCGAGATCGTCCGTAATCGAGCGCTGTGTCTCTATAACTTGCTCAAGGGCGGCAACGTCGATTTCAACGGCGCGCGCCAGCAGGGGTTGGACGAATCGGACGAATCGGTCATCATCGCGCTCGCGGCGACCCTCCACGACGTTGGCCACATCGTCCACCGTGACAGCCACGCCTACTACTCGATCCCGTTAGCGGGTGATATCCTCGATCGGATTCTTCCCGAGTACTACAGCGTTGCCGATTCGGTGCGGATGAAAGGTGAGGTCCTCCACGCGATCCTCTGTCACCACCGATCCGAAACGCCCCTCACGACCGAAGCGGGCGTGATCCGCGTCGCCGACGCACTCGATATGGAACACGGCCGCTCCAGAATCCCCTACGAACACGGTGGGCGAGGCATCAACACCCTCTCGAGCCAGGCCATCAGCCGAGTTTCGCTCCAGCGGGGCGATACCACGCCCGTCATGGTCGAAATCGAGATGACTAACGCCGCAGGAGTCTATCAGGTCGATAACCTGTTGAAAGCGAAACTGAAAGACTCCGGCCTCGAAGACCAGATTCGAATCGTCGCAGTCAACACGAACGAGAATCGAGAACAACTCGTCGAGCGCATCGAACTGTAG
- a CDS encoding type II secretion system F family protein: MSLQTDSSGGSGMSASSDALGDRFYPLYDRLFGEDSEFVGDVETKLAQARMTDTVELYLSRALGIGFISGLSLWLIGLMLGYGIFAIGLLSNEALIGIPVGHGLLLEIIELLRVPAVVLFTGLLFGTLGFAMGFGSMVAIPYSRASARKREINMLLTDAVSFMYALSVGGLNQLEIIEAMAQADDTYGEVANEFQSIVKETEYFDIDYRTAIRKQALETPSNDLSQFLTDMLSIVNSGGDMESFLEDKKEKHMRTAKQEQELTLETLELFGEMYMTLSLFPLLLIIIMVIMQMVPNADVTNEMLYMTVYGLIPLVGVGFIVLVSTVKHDEPGDGYLSMGNSEQRTETGQEGGLLSLGLVEQFTGHYSVFDRIKNREGTHETMEVLTKPHIFFRDYPMVTLALTVPIALVIVVTAMVTGAAPTSWSQLLDRPIWGTFLYVYLPFFVTAIPLSIFREWNVRHRNSVVNKLSEDLRKLSSSNDTGLTLLESLKSVSDTTSGKLAREFEMMHTKVNYGMSLKEALIEFNNKYHIPRLARTTRLITEAQEASNQISDVLRTAARASENHDDIERERKSRTRMQIVIIIMTFMTVLAVIAILKTQFIDTMAGLNAGGSGAEASSGAASASGMGQANLSENIDVEMLSVLFFHAVTLQAIISGFICGYIRDADLLSGLKYTIALTSIALIGWTLVA; encoded by the coding sequence ATGAGTCTCCAGACGGACAGCAGTGGCGGCTCGGGTATGTCGGCCAGTTCCGACGCGCTCGGTGATCGATTCTATCCGCTGTACGATCGGCTATTCGGGGAGGACAGCGAGTTCGTCGGCGACGTCGAGACGAAACTCGCCCAGGCCCGGATGACCGACACGGTCGAACTGTACCTCTCTCGAGCACTCGGAATCGGGTTCATAAGCGGCCTGAGCCTCTGGTTGATCGGGCTGATGCTCGGGTACGGCATTTTCGCGATCGGTCTCCTCTCGAACGAGGCACTCATCGGCATTCCGGTCGGTCACGGACTCCTCCTCGAGATCATCGAACTGCTACGCGTGCCGGCCGTGGTCCTCTTTACCGGTCTCCTGTTCGGGACGCTCGGTTTCGCGATGGGGTTCGGATCGATGGTCGCGATCCCCTACTCGCGGGCGTCCGCTCGGAAGCGAGAGATCAACATGTTGTTGACCGACGCGGTTTCGTTTATGTACGCGCTGTCGGTCGGCGGCCTGAACCAACTCGAGATCATCGAGGCGATGGCCCAGGCCGACGACACCTACGGGGAGGTCGCAAACGAGTTCCAGAGCATCGTCAAAGAGACCGAGTACTTCGACATCGATTACCGGACGGCCATTCGAAAACAGGCCCTCGAAACGCCGAGCAACGACCTCTCACAGTTCTTGACGGACATGCTCTCGATCGTCAACAGCGGCGGTGACATGGAGAGCTTCCTCGAGGACAAGAAAGAAAAGCACATGCGCACCGCAAAGCAGGAACAGGAACTCACGCTCGAGACGCTCGAGTTGTTCGGCGAGATGTATATGACGCTGTCGCTGTTCCCGTTACTGCTGATCATCATCATGGTCATCATGCAAATGGTCCCGAACGCGGACGTGACCAACGAAATGCTCTACATGACCGTGTATGGTCTGATCCCGCTGGTCGGGGTCGGTTTTATCGTCCTCGTCTCGACGGTCAAACACGACGAACCGGGCGACGGGTACCTGTCGATGGGGAACTCGGAACAGCGCACGGAAACCGGTCAGGAGGGCGGATTGTTGAGCCTCGGACTCGTCGAGCAGTTCACCGGTCACTACAGCGTCTTCGACCGGATCAAGAACCGGGAAGGCACGCACGAGACGATGGAGGTCCTGACGAAGCCACATATATTCTTCCGGGACTACCCGATGGTCACCCTCGCACTGACCGTCCCCATCGCACTGGTGATCGTGGTGACGGCGATGGTCACTGGGGCGGCACCGACGTCCTGGAGTCAACTCCTCGATCGGCCGATCTGGGGGACGTTCCTCTACGTATACCTCCCGTTCTTTGTTACGGCGATTCCGCTATCGATTTTCCGCGAGTGGAACGTTCGCCACCGCAATTCCGTCGTCAACAAACTCTCGGAGGACCTGCGGAAGCTTTCCAGTTCGAACGATACCGGGCTGACGCTGCTCGAGTCGCTCAAGTCGGTTTCCGATACGACGAGCGGGAAACTGGCCCGGGAGTTCGAGATGATGCACACGAAGGTCAACTACGGAATGAGCCTGAAGGAGGCACTCATCGAGTTCAACAACAAGTACCATATCCCCCGGCTGGCGCGAACGACGCGCCTGATAACGGAGGCCCAGGAGGCGTCGAATCAGATTTCGGACGTTCTCCGAACGGCGGCGCGTGCCAGCGAGAACCACGACGATATCGAACGCGAACGGAAATCCCGGACCCGGATGCAGATCGTTATTATCATCATGACCTTCATGACGGTGCTCGCTGTCATCGCGATCCTCAAGACACAGTTCATCGACACCATGGCCGGCCTCAACGCCGGCGGGAGTGGTGCCGAAGCGAGTTCGGGGGCCGCAAGCGCGAGCGGGATGGGCCAGGCGAACTTGAGCGAGAACATCGACGTCGAGATGTTGTCGGTGCTGTTCTTCCATGCGGTGACGCTGCAGGCGATCATCTCCGGGTTTATCTGCGGCTACATCCGAGATGCCGACCTGCTGAGCGGGTTGAAGTACACGATCGCACTCACGTCGATCGCCCTCATCGGCTGGACGCTGGTGGCCTAA
- the tatA gene encoding twin-arginine translocase TatA/TatE family subunit, which yields MVVEIAPLFIPGGMGPPELAIILIIAILLFGANKIPKLARSTGEAMGEFQKGREKVESELEEMRDGGQTGNQQDEDFVDTEPVTEEESTRETNEW from the coding sequence ATGGTAGTCGAAATCGCACCGCTGTTCATTCCCGGCGGCATGGGGCCTCCGGAGCTCGCAATCATTCTCATCATCGCGATTCTACTCTTCGGGGCGAACAAGATCCCGAAGCTGGCACGATCGACTGGTGAGGCCATGGGCGAGTTCCAGAAGGGACGCGAGAAGGTCGAATCGGAACTCGAGGAGATGCGGGACGGTGGACAGACCGGCAACCAGCAGGACGAAGACTTCGTCGACACGGAACCGGTCACCGAAGAGGAGTCGACCCGAGAAACCAACGAATGGTGA